AATGCTATATTTCAGTTGGGTGCATTTTACAATGAATTATGTCAAAGAGTATTAAACAGGAACCGTTTAGAACAACTCGAGGAGAATGTTGCTGAAACTATATTCATGTTGGAAAGGTATTTTCCACCCGCTTTCTTTACCATCTCGGTTCACTTGACAATTCATTTAGCAAGAGATTCTCGCTTGTGTGGGCCAGTCCAATTCCACTAGATGTATCCATTTGAAAGGTATTAAGTAATCATTAATctttttgataaattttatattttgctATCAACACTTCTTTCATGTGAATTTTGCTTTGTGATTTAGATTTATGAAAATACTAAAAGGGTATGTGAAGAACCGGGCAAGACCAGAAGGTTGTATAGCTGAGTGTTACCTCGCAGAAGAACGAATGGCATTTTGTAATGCTTATATAAAAAATGATTCTAGTATTGGTGTTCGTTCTAATAGGAACGATGATTTGGAAGATGGATTATTAGAAGGTCGGCCAATTTCtaaagggaaagaaaagattttagaggatcACGTGTTACAAGCTGCACATCGATATGTGTTGTTCAATACTGCAGAAGTTGAACATTATTTACAGTGAGTGTAGTTAGTTTCATACTGTTAGTCTTGATTTATTACATATCATGTGTATTCTAACATCTTCATTCAATGATTTAAATTAGGATACACATTGACGAGCTTAAACAATCAGATCATCGTTTCTTAAGTAATGAAACATTGTTACAAAAGAAACATATGGAAACATTTGCTGAATGGCTATCAAAACTATCACATGGTCCAAGAAAGCATGTTCCATCTTATACGGGATATATTGTAAATGGACATCGGTTCCACACAATTGATGTTGGTGTTTGAATATATTGTAAATGGACATCGGTTCCACACAATCTTTTACGGGATATATTGTAAATGGACATCGGGATATATTGTAAATGGACATCTTATAGTGGTGTTTGAATTGAAGCTGATACTGTTTGTCAATCTAATGCTAATGAAAATTAACATATAGTAGGAAGACTATCATACTATGGGGTTATATGAGATATTGTTTTGCTAGACTACTATTCTTTTAAAGTGTCTGTTTTTAGGTGTGATTGGGCCAATCCTGGAAGTGTTATCAAAATTGAAGATGGTTTTACATTGATCAACTTACACCAAGGACTAAAAACTTTTGAAAGTGATCTTTTCATTTTACCATCACAAGCAAAGCAATTATTCTATTTCAGGGACAATGATGAAACAAATTGGTATGTGTTGCTAAAAGCGCAGCCTCGGGGTATTCATAACATAAatgttgtaatgcccgagaattttgttattgtaatcggaaataatttattgataaattgatgtgattatagacggaattgatcagaccggaaaagacgaaagaagaattgaagtatgtgcgaggaatgagcctcgcgcatatgcgcgacccagccgggcgcatatgcgcgtggtaggcagagaacctcgcgcatatgcgtgacaagacgtgcgcatatgcgcgagtatggcagagaacctcgcgcatatgcgccgggagagggcgcgcatatgcgcgagaggccGAGAAGACAAGCGTCGAGActgaatgtctcgcgcatatgtacCGAGGagggtcacgcatatgcgccagacGTGCAGCATAAAGGATGCGCCACTTGGTCCTAGCCATGCAGATATATATAGGAATTCCTTCAATTCTTCTTTAGAATCCTCAGAGAAGCCGAGAAAAGCTCCAGGAAAGATTAGAATTTCTTCGtgtactagaatttgatttgcgCAAGATCCGCctgtccgattttcaatccgacttcagtaccgcgCTCCTCGCGACAaagacttcaactggacgtTAGTTTTCCTATGTttcgatatgatttgaaaacctgatgttggggaaatcattatatgattattatgtgttcatgagtttgttgtcatcgtataattgaaataagattgaagaacggataacgtatgaatttgttatcattttcagaattgaattgattgagattatacatatttgatatcagattgagtttgttatcgattatgagttgagattgatatctgttgatttgtattgctgggtatattgaaattgtgcagttatgccgttgaaacagaatttgattgagttcttattatatccagtattgatttgagtggtatattgatattgtattcctcgaaattttcattgccagattgagtattgacagattcgacttcgtcagatcgacagagaaaggtataaaccaatgttgaaccgggatgaTATGACtcaagtttgatttgacttgagtttcccaaaaccacatactttactttattgcattgctaattgcaattcatgagattgatatgcttagtctaatgatttatagcaaagcatgtgtcgggccatgggcggatgtgccttgTCATTGACaaaggtgccaagtctttggcggatgtgccaagacactggatgtttggtttatatcgatgttgcgtaggagcggaCTGACTTCTACtgcggagattcgatatagtatgccaTCCCTAGATTagggatgagtcgagtctgagatgacgagtccagagtttatttacagctttatatcgattcatgtctttcacatttgatacatgttattgatattagtttcatgattttatatctgttatatgattgcatgtatacattgtttatactgggattatattctcaacgcagttatccggctgttgttgtatttgtatgtgtgcatgacaacaggtgggacaagatcactTGACAATTCATTTAGTAAGAGAGGCTCGCTTGTGTGGGCCAGTCCAATTCCGTTGGATGTATCCATTTGAAAGGTATTAAGTAATCATTAATCgttttgataaattttatattttgctATCAACACTTATTTCATGTGAATTTTGCTTTGTGATTTAGATTTATGAAAATACTAAAAGGGTATGTGAAGAACCGGGCAAGACCAGAAGGTTGTATAGCTGAGTGTTACCTCGCAGAAGTACGAATGGCATTTTGTAGTGCTTATATAAAAAATGCTTCTAGTTTTGGTGTTCGTTCTAATAGGAACGATGATTTGGAAGATGGATTATTAGAAGGTAGGCCAATTTCTAAagggaaagaaaatattttagaggATCACGTGTTACAAGCTGCACATCGATATGTGTTGTTCAACACTGCAGAAGTTGAACCTTACTTACAGTGAGTGTAGTTAGTTTCATACTGATAGTCTTGATTTAttacatatcttgtgtattctaACATCTTCGTTCAATGATTTTAATTAGGATGCACATTGACGAGCTGAAACAAACAGCTCATCGTTTCTTAAGTAATGAAACATTGTTACAAAAGCAACATATGGAAACATTTGCTGAATGGCTATCAAAACAGGATCATGTTAACTCTTCAGACCGAATTCAATGGCTATCACATGGTCCAAGAAAGCACGTTACATCTTATACGGGATATATTGTAAATGGACATCGGTTCCACACAATTGATGTTGGAAGGTCGACACAAGATAGTGGTGTTTCAATTGAAGCTGATACTGTTTGTCAATCTAATGCTAATGACAATTCACATACAGTAGGAAGACTATCATACTATGGGGTTATACGAGATATTGTTTTGCTAGACTACTATTCTTTCAAAGTGCCTATTTTTAGGTGTGATTGGGCCAGTCCTGGAACTGGTATCAAAATTGAAGATGGTTTTACACTGGTCAACTTACACCAAGGACTAAAAACTTTTGAAAGTGATCCTTTCATTTTAGCATCACAAGCAAAGCAAGTATTTTATTCCAGGGACAATGATGAAACAAATTGGTATGTGTTGCTAAAAGCGCCGCCTCGTGGTATTCATAACATGATTGTGCTTGAAGAAGATGCTTATACGTCATCAACACCTCTTGATGTGTCCCTACTTGAGATTAACATTACTGAGAAAGAACCGTACTCAAGGAATGAGTGTGAGGGAATCGATGTGACTGAGATATGACTGAAATTTTCAgcaataaattttatagttatttattttgattgataCATGTTTTTCTAAAGTTACGTAACTATTTATTTAGTgtttaaatatatttgtttgctTGTTTATTTTCAGTGATGCATCATGTCATATTACATGTTTATCAGGTCATTAAATAACATTCAAAAGTTTACAAAATGGTCAAAAAACGTAGCAAAGGATCTGTAGATGAAATTCAAGTGAGACATTAAATCTTGTTTTATTTTACTAAAGCACACTAGTATATTTCAATGTAAATTTTGTCCATTTTACATGAAAATATATCTAATAGGTTATCCAAAATGAATTCTAACAATTCAGCTAATTCATCACATGATTTGCATGGTAAAGAACCAATTGATGATGAGAAAACAGATAAGAAAAAAGGACGGGTGCATCAAAGGTGAAAATGGTTAGTGGCCAAGACAAGTGTAAAGAGTTGGAGCGTAATGAGTTTGGATAACCGGTTGGAGATAATTCAATGAAGTACGCTTCTTTCCTAGGTTGCATGATAAAAGATTTGTGCCTTATACATTAGATGGATGGAATGACATAAGCGATGTAGTGAAGGATAGAATGTAGAGCTGTCTTCAGGTAATATATTTAGTTACTTAATTCTTCATTTCCATtttcataacaaaattttcttgttatttaatttacaaCTGACTTACAAAGTTGAGTATTGTGAAAAGAAATCAATTTTTCAAAAGTTGGCTAAATTGTGGCGCGATAGGAAATCCAAATTGCAAATACTTGTACGAGAAGCTAATACAAGTCGACTGGCTTCACGATATCTCAATCTTTTGAAGCCTGAATTTATGGACCAAAATCAGTGGGTCTTGTTTGTAGAGAGGACATTATCACCTAACTTTCAAGTAAGAATTTTTTGGACTCTTTTTATGGCCACTTAGTACATTTGCTTTACCTTTCATTGTGGACTCTTTTATGGTCACTTAGTACATTTTTCTGGACTTGTTTGTGCAGGTTAGGTAaagtataaatttaatcacttttTGAATCATCTGAACTTGAGTCATCACCCCGAATATGGGCTGACCCTTTCATTGTGGCTCCCTTATAATCCTTACCTTTAATATCGTCATCAGCTTCAATGTATTCACTCTCATAAtcgtcatcatattcatcatctCCATCCTCTTCTTTCTCTTCAACCCCATCCTCTAAAGACCGCACCTCGTCTGCAGCAGAAATGCCCCTTGTCTCTTCCCGGTTTCTTTTCAAAACTCTCAACCGGATAGTACACTTAGCATCACAACCAATCCATGAGTCACACAATCAGTATGATGTAAGATTGTAATTTCCCTCAGAAGGGGTTTGGAACTTGCCCATAACGAGCCTGGAACCAGATTTCACTCTGTCAATTGCTTGTATAGACTcttctttttctcttcttttttgcattgttaaattatttacatgtacTACAAGAATGTCCACCTGAATCTCAAAACACAACTAACATTGTTGATGATGCAATAAGCCTTGTGTTTGGCAAGGAAGCTCAGGGTAGAGTGCGCGGAATGTGCTTCGGAGTTACACCATCGAAAGTTGGAGCTTCTGTGAAACAAAATGAAACCGTTCAACAACTTTAAACTATGGTACAAAGCCTTCAACAACAAATGCAACAAAATCAGCTAGAAATGCAAGAAATGAGGTCCATGTTTTTACAAAGTATGAATCAACAAAATCAGCAAGAACAGGTTAGTAAGTGaacaacatataaaaaatatgtttGGTATATATACACTTAAATGCTTTTGAATTATCATGATTACATCGATTGACACgatttaaattatgtatttttaaaccGCAAAATTGTTACAAAAATAGACATGGTTGAATCAATAACTTTTCATTGTTTATTTACAGTCAAATTTGAGGAATGTGAGTCTTGGAGATATCTGTGCTAATACTAAATGTAAGTTGTTTCATTGGTGTGCTGATGAATTAGTTGTTGCAGAAGGTCGAATTGCATCCACAGATCCGAACACAAAAGTGCATCACGTTGTTCTTGGTAGATCTTGTTAGAAAGTTTGGGTTGATAAGGTTTTGGTAGGTGGACCTAATTCGACCAAATGATGAAATGCAGTTTCTCGAGGACGTGATAGGAAGCACGGTAGCATGGCTATCTAAATTTATAGTATTGTGTGATTGATAAATATTCTACTGATTTGCGTGTATTGAAAGTTTAATCATTCTTATATATGTACCAGCTAGTTGTTACAAATTTCGTATCTTGCTTTGGATTTTCAGACTTTCTGTTTTGATATACTGAAAAACAATGACTTTTATCAATTTTGTGTTAATTAAACTTAAATTTTCactaaattttttgtaaaattttggtTTATCGTTTTTGTCCAttcgatttattttttaaatgaatttGATTTTATCGGCTTGCAAACAAACGATGTAGAATTTGTTTGCATGTTGCGGATATGAATATTAATggcgtacattgcacgctgcagATAATATTATCCGCAACCTGCGTGCGTGTGCTATCTATAATAGTATCTGCGGCATGCATGTATGCGCCGCGAATAATAGTATCAACGGCATGCATTTGCACGCCGCGGATAATAGTATTAACGGCGTGCGCATGCTGGTATCCGCGGCACGCATGCGTACGCCGTgaataatcttgaactttcaacaactTTGAGTTatgcagcgtgcaatgtacgccgCGGAAAAGGAATATGCGCGCTGCGAAAagtcatttttgttgtagtgaataAACCCATTGCTTCTTAACTTGAAAATTTTCAGATTATTATAGCTTTTATTGAAAGAAATGTAGGCTGAATCAAAGGAGTGTGGCAAACCCGATGTCTTCTAGCTCCAATTtcctctatatatatttttttattttctcaaatttaaCATGATATCGCTAAGAATTCTCTCCCAATTTGGTTCTCTCACAATGTTCGGTTATTTCTTGTGGGGATTATCAGACAAGAGACAAACCAGGGGTCAAATTGTTAAAACTATAAACGAATGACTCTTTCTTTTACCTTTTCACTAAGGTATATCAATTTATATTATTTCACttattatgttatattttattttaaaacttattaaTAAACATGTCCAacaaataaaaatgataaattgTATTAAGTCTCGTGTCTTAATTTAAATAACCCGACTCATTCACTAAAAACTAATAAATTTGCCCATTAATTTTCCAAGGCCTTACATTTTCTatcatttataaataaatttggatgacgaaaataaataaatccatACTATCATAATAATTCTGGATATAGTTGTTGCATAAAATAGTCAGTCTTCCACGTAGCTTTCTCTACTGTCCTACGATGCCATCGAATCTTTATCATCAAAATAACTTGCGTAGCAGAAAAATATTGGTTTTTCAATATATGTCAGATCGGAATCCAGTTTGAGTTCTTCTGGCTACAACACATGTGATCCATCTGGATCGTATTAACGCAACATTCACACATGGAAAACATCATGAATATTAGATAGTATAGGTGGCAGTGCTAATCGATATTCCATTGTCCCAATCAACTCTAAGATCTCATATAGACCAATATATCTAGTGATAACTTTATTTGCTTCTCAAATCGTATTACCTCCTGAATGGTGATATTTCATAAATACTAAACCTCCAACAGAAAACTCTAATGGTCTATGTCGATGGTCCGACTAACCTGTATTTCTGTCTTGAGCTGCTTTCTTCCTTTgccaaatcatctgaatttttTCTTCCGCTTCTCGTAACATGCCAGGTCCCAAAACACCAGATTCTGTGATATAGTCCCGATGTAGCAGCGGATGACATTTCTTTCTATATTATGCTTCAAAAGGGGGTCATTCCAATATGGGCTAAAAACTGTTATTATACGAAAACTCTACCAACGATAATGATTCttgattttggaaataaaaTCCGTCATA
This window of the Primulina tabacum isolate GXHZ01 chromosome 4, ASM2559414v2, whole genome shotgun sequence genome carries:
- the LOC142541586 gene encoding uncharacterized protein LOC142541586 translates to MKILKGYVKNRARPEGCIAECYLAEVRMAFCSAYIKNASSFGVRSNRNDDLEDGLLEGRPISKGKENILEDHVLQAAHRYVLFNTAEVEPYLQMHIDELKQTAHRFLSNETLLQKQHMETFAEWLSKQDHVNSSDRIQWLSHGPRKHVTSYTGYIVNGHRFHTIDVGRSTQDSGVSIEADTVCQSNANDNSHTVGRLSYYGVIRDIVLLDYYSFKVPIFRCDWASPGTGIKIEDGFTLVNLHQGLKTFESDPFILASQAKQVFYSRDNDETNWYVLLKAPPRGIHNMIVLEEDAYTSSTPLDVSLLEINITEKEPYSRNECEGIDVTEI